The window CCGGAGGATCCGTGCCCCCTCTCGACCGTCTGCTGCGGTATCTCAGGGATTACCTGCCTTTTACCGACTTGTGCGAGCGCCTGTCCGGTGAGGCGACCCCGGGGCTGGACCTCGCCGGGCTGCCCGCCGGGGCGAAGGTGTTCCTGACGGCGGGGCTCTCCGACGCCTTAGCCGAGAAACCCGTCCTGCTCCTGACCACCGACGAGGAGCGCGCCGAGGCGCTGGCGGCCAGCCTGGGCTCCTTCGTCGGAAACGCCGTCCACCTGCCGGACTGGGAGCTCCTTCCCTACGAGCTCCACTCGCCGGAGCGTCAGACATCCGCGGACCGGCTGGAGGCTCTTTACCGGCTCGGCGCGGGTTTTGCGGGAATCCTCGTCGCCACGCCGGCGGCCCTCGCGCGAAAAATATTACCCAAAGACGCCCTCCTCGCGCACGTCTTCGAGATCAGACCCGGGACGGAGCTGCCGCCCGAGGAGCTGGCCCGACGGCTGGGCGTCATGGGGTACCGGCGGGTCCCGCTGGTCGAAGTTTCCGGCGAGTACGCCCGCCGCGGCGGGCTGTTCGACCTCTACCCCCCCGGCGCGGAGGGGCCGGTCCGCCTGGAATACTTCGGGAACATCGTCGAAGGCCTGCGCCGTTTCGACCCTGAAAGCCAGAGAACCGAAAAGGGCGTGAAATCGGTGACGGTCCTCCCGCTCCGCGAGGTGGTGGTGGAGAGCGCGACCGTGGAGCGGCTGCTCTCCGGGTTGGAGCGGGGCGAAACCCGCGCGAGGCTGGAGAGCCTTTTCGCCCGCGAGCCCTACTTCGACGGCATCGAGTATCTTATGGGAAATTTTTACCCGGAACTCGGGGGACCCCTGGACTACCTGCAGGCGCCTCCGCTGGTTGTCTTCGACGACTTCGGGCTCTTCGATGCTGCCCGGCGGGATTTCGCCGGGCTGGCCCGGAGCGAGTACGAAAACACGCTCGCCAACCCTCCCCGGCTGACCCCCGACGGCCTCGCGTCGCCGACGGCGCCCCACACCCTGGACGGCCTCGGGGAGCGGAGCCAGAAGTACCCATCTTCCATCCCCATGCCGGCCGTCGAGCCGGCGCGGCTCTACGACGACCTCGAGCGGCTGACCCGCCTGGAGTGTATCGCGCCGCCGCTGGAAGCCCTCCCGACCCAGCGATACCACGGGCTCCTGGAAACCCTCTTCACCGACCTCTTGGACTGGGAGGCCCGGGGCTGGCAGACGGTTCTTACCTGTGAGACCCGGGGTAAGGTGGAGCGTCTGGAGGAGATACTGGCGGGGGAAAGCCTGTCCCCGCCGGTGGTCCAATGCCCCCTGGCGGGCGGGGCGGTGATGCCCGGGCTCGGCCTGGTCCTGGTGACCGACGACGAGCTCTTCGGGCGGGTGGCGCCGCTCACGACGCGCGGAAGGCGGAAGGTCACCAACCTCGACACCTTCCGGTCCCTGGAGCTCGCCGAGGGGGACTACGTCATCCACACCGATCACGGCGTCGGCCGCTTCCTCGGCCTGGAGAAGCTCGAGCACGGGGGCGAGGAGGCCGACTTCGCGAAAATCGGCTTCCAGGGGGACGCCAAGCTGTACGTCCCCATCTGGAACCTCGGCTGCCTGGAGCGCTACGACGCGGCCGAGGGGCAGAGAGTGGCGGTGGATAGGCTGGGCGGCACCCGCTGGCAGAACACCAAACAGCGGGTCAAGAGGGCGGTGGCCAGCCTGGCCGCCGAGCTCATCGCCGTGCACGCCCAGCGGGACGCCCTGCCGGGCCACGCCTTCGCCCCCGACGCCGTCTGGCAGACCGAGATCGAGGAGAGCTTCCCCTTCACCGACACCGATGACCAGCGGCGGGCCACCGTCGAGGTCAAGGGGGACATGGAGCGCGGGCGGCCCATGGACCGCCTCCTCTGCGGCGACGTGGGCTTCGGCAAGACGGAGGTTGCGGTCCGGGCGGCGTTCAAGGCGGTGATGGACTCGCGCCAGGTCGCCATCCTCGTGCCCACCACCATCCTGGCCGAGCAGCATCTCGATACCTTCCGCTCGCGCCTGTCCCCCTTCCCGGTCCGCGTCGAGATGCTCTCCCGCTTCATCCCCCCCGCCCGCCAGCGGGAGATAGCAGCCGACACCCACCGGGGCGAGGTGGACATTTTAATCGGCACCCACCGCCTCCTCTCCGGGGACGTGCGCTTCCGGGAGCTGGGGCTCATCATCGTGGACGAGGAGCAGCGGTTCGGCGTCGGGCAGAAGGAACTGTTGAAGCAGCGGTACAGCCAGGTGGACGTGCTGACCCTGACCGCGACCCCCATCCCGCGGACGCTGCATCTGGCGATGATGGGCGCCCGGGACGTCTCCAACATCCAAACCCCGCCGGCGGGGCGGTACCCGATAAAGACCTACATCGGCGAGGCGTCGGACGCGCTCATCCTGGAGGCGGTGGGGCGCGAACTGGAGCGCGGCGGGCAGGTATTCTTTATCCACAACCGCGTCCAGTCCATAGACTCCGTCGCGGCCTACCTCCAGGAGCGGATGCCGGACGTGCGCTTCGGCGTCGCCCACGGACAGCTCCCGCCCCGCCGGCTGGAGTCCGTGATGCACGACTTCATCGCCCACGACTACGACGTCCTGGTCACCACCACCATCGTCGAGAACGGCACCGACATCCCCAACTGCAACACCATCATCGTCAACCGGGCGGATCGGTTCGGGCTGGCGCAGCTCTACCAGCTCCGGGGCCGGGTAGGCCGGGGAAAGCACCGGGCCTACGCCTACCTCTTCACCCCCCCGCGTCGGGTGATAGGCGAGTTGGCCTACCGGCGGCTGGCGGCGGTGGCCGAATTCAACGAGCTGGGCTCGGGCTACCGGCTGGCGCTCAAGGACCTCGAACTGCGCGGGGCGGGGGACGTGCTGGGGCCGCAGCAGTCGGGCTTCATCGAGCAGGTCGGCTTCGACCTCTACGTGCGGCTCCTGCGGGAGGCCGTGGCCGAGCTCCGGGGGGAGGCGGCGGAAGTCCGCGAGCCGCAAACCCAGGTCACCGGCGATTTTTCCGCCTACCTCCCCGACGGGTACGTGGGGAGCCCCGAGCTCAAGCTCCGGCTCTACCGTCGGCTGGCCGAGTGCCGGACCCTGGACCGGGCGGGGGAGCTCAAGGAGGAGTTCGCCGACCGCTTCGGCCCCCTTCCCCGGGAGGTGGAAAACCTCTTCGCCGCCCTGGAGGTCAAGCTCCTGGGCGATGCCGCAGGTGTCAAGGAGGTGCGGACGAGCGGGAGGAAGATAAGCCTCACCTTCGACGACTTTTCTCGGGCGGGCCGGGTGAATCTGACCGGCTGCGCGGCGGTGAGCGATATCCGACCGCGGATCGGCGCCCACGGACTGGGGCTCCTGGAGGCCTGGGCGGTGGACGACCCGCTCCGGGCGGCCGGGGAGCTCGTCGCGCTTTTGAAGAAATCCCTCGCCGACGGTTGATTCCACCGGCACTTGACCGGGGGAGAGGCGATTGTTACCGTTACCCGTGTCCGAAAGGAACCGGGATGGGCTTCGTTGACTGGCGCAGCGGGGTATGGCTCCTCGCCCTCGGGCTCTTGGGCTTGCTCCTGCCGATATTCTACGATTTTTCCACCCCCGCCGGCGAGTGGGTTATGCCGGTTTGGCCGTTCTACGTCCTCGCGACCCTCGGAGCCGTCCTCACCGGAATCGGTGTCTACAACAAGCTGAAAAGGCGCAAATAGAATCGGAGCGAACATGGCCCGAGCGCGCAAAAAGGGCA is drawn from bacterium and contains these coding sequences:
- the mfd gene encoding transcription-repair coupling factor, which encodes MPPLDRLLRYLRDYLPFTDLCERLSGEATPGLDLAGLPAGAKVFLTAGLSDALAEKPVLLLTTDEERAEALAASLGSFVGNAVHLPDWELLPYELHSPERQTSADRLEALYRLGAGFAGILVATPAALARKILPKDALLAHVFEIRPGTELPPEELARRLGVMGYRRVPLVEVSGEYARRGGLFDLYPPGAEGPVRLEYFGNIVEGLRRFDPESQRTEKGVKSVTVLPLREVVVESATVERLLSGLERGETRARLESLFAREPYFDGIEYLMGNFYPELGGPLDYLQAPPLVVFDDFGLFDAARRDFAGLARSEYENTLANPPRLTPDGLASPTAPHTLDGLGERSQKYPSSIPMPAVEPARLYDDLERLTRLECIAPPLEALPTQRYHGLLETLFTDLLDWEARGWQTVLTCETRGKVERLEEILAGESLSPPVVQCPLAGGAVMPGLGLVLVTDDELFGRVAPLTTRGRRKVTNLDTFRSLELAEGDYVIHTDHGVGRFLGLEKLEHGGEEADFAKIGFQGDAKLYVPIWNLGCLERYDAAEGQRVAVDRLGGTRWQNTKQRVKRAVASLAAELIAVHAQRDALPGHAFAPDAVWQTEIEESFPFTDTDDQRRATVEVKGDMERGRPMDRLLCGDVGFGKTEVAVRAAFKAVMDSRQVAILVPTTILAEQHLDTFRSRLSPFPVRVEMLSRFIPPARQREIAADTHRGEVDILIGTHRLLSGDVRFRELGLIIVDEEQRFGVGQKELLKQRYSQVDVLTLTATPIPRTLHLAMMGARDVSNIQTPPAGRYPIKTYIGEASDALILEAVGRELERGGQVFFIHNRVQSIDSVAAYLQERMPDVRFGVAHGQLPPRRLESVMHDFIAHDYDVLVTTTIVENGTDIPNCNTIIVNRADRFGLAQLYQLRGRVGRGKHRAYAYLFTPPRRVIGELAYRRLAAVAEFNELGSGYRLALKDLELRGAGDVLGPQQSGFIEQVGFDLYVRLLREAVAELRGEAAEVREPQTQVTGDFSAYLPDGYVGSPELKLRLYRRLAECRTLDRAGELKEEFADRFGPLPREVENLFAALEVKLLGDAAGVKEVRTSGRKISLTFDDFSRAGRVNLTGCAAVSDIRPRIGAHGLGLLEAWAVDDPLRAAGELVALLKKSLADG